One genomic window of Camelina sativa cultivar DH55 chromosome 5, Cs, whole genome shotgun sequence includes the following:
- the LOC109132928 gene encoding uncharacterized protein LOC109132928, translating into MVTELYTLSTAEPSIVMLGYWKAHRTLIKAREYVRGTPESGYAELPAYLYRLRSSNPGTLTRLVVDAEDRFKYVFIAIAGCIKGFRYMRKVVVVDGTFLKGEFKGTLLIATTQDGNFNIFPLAYAVVDTENDVSWEWFFTQLSSVIPDDEELALISDRHKSIGKAIAKVYPLASRGICTYHLHKNIILRFSGSETFRLVKKAAAAYRVVDFEEIFQQIQEANPQLHAYLVRADVTKWSRAHFPGDRYNFTTSNIAESLNKVLNPARAYPIVELLEAVRNMLTRWFATRRKQAAAMPTLLTKGVENLLQARIEQSRRLKVQEIDEDRFEVSGGNSTHVVNLRYKRCSCRRFDLERMPCVHAIAAAYTANVSVINQHHPYFRRDSLCSGYAEAIMPIDTSCIVPTDITPSRCKPPFVRNPPGRPKMTRRKSFVEVALETKRPRKQHACSQCQQVGHNRTTCPANT; encoded by the exons ATGGTGACGGAGTTATATACATTATCTACAGCTGAGCCGTCCATTGTTATG cTTGGCTACTGGAAGGCACATCGTACACTTATAAAGGCGCGGGAGTATGTTAGGGGTACACCTGAAAGTGGATACGCTGAATTACCGGCATATTTATACAGGCTGAGGTCCTCTAATCCGGGGACCCTTACTAGACTGGTCGTTGATGCAGAAGACAGATTCAAGTATGTTTTCATTGCGATTGCTGGATGCATTAAGGGTTTCAGGTATATGCGGaaagttgtagttgtagatggAACCTTTTTGAAAGGTGAATTCAAAGGGACTCTTCTGATAGCGACAACACAAGAtgggaattttaatattttccctcTGGCGTATGCGGTTGTTGATACAGAGAACGACGTGTCGTGGGAATGGTTCTTTACTCAATTAAGTAGTGTAATTCctgatgatgaagagcttgCACTGATATCTGACCGGCATAAATCTATTGGTAAAGCTATCGCTAAAGTGTACCCCCTGGCAAGTCGAGGAATCTGCACTTATCATCTTCACAAGAATATTATCCTGAGATTTAGTGGGAGCGAAACATTCCGGCTGGTAAAAAAAGCAGCTGCAGCGTACCGTGTAGTTGATTTCGAAGAAATCTTCCAGCAAATTCAAGAAGCGAATCCGCAACTGCATGCTTACTTGGTTCGTGCAGATGTAACCAAGTGGAGCAGGGCGCACTTTCCTGGTGATAGGTACAACTTCACCACGAGCAACATTGCAGAATCGCTAAACAAAGTACTGAATCCTGCCAGAGCCTATCCCATTGTAGAGTTACTAGAAGCTGTTCGGAATATGTTGACACGTTGGTTTGCTACAAGGAGAAAACAAGCTGCCGCAATGCCAACTTTACTCACCAAAGGAGTGGAGAACCTGTTACAG GCACGTATTGAACAGTCAAGGCGTCTAAAGGTTCAAGAAATTGATGAAGATCGATTTGAAGTAAGTGGTGGTAACTCAACGCATGTTGTCAATCTGAGGTATAAGAGGTGTTCATGTAGGCGTTTTGATCTAGAGAGGATGCCATGCGTACATGCTATCGCAGCCGCATATACGGCCAACGTATCAGTTATAAACCAGCACCATCCATACTTCCGCAGAGACAGCCTCTGCAGTGGGTATGCGGAGGCGATAATGCCGATAGATACATCCTGCATCGTTCCTACTGATATTACACCGTCCAGATGTAAACCGCCTTTTGTTAGGAATCCTCCAGGAAGGCCAAAGATGACGAGGAGGAAGTCTTTTGTCGAGGTTGCGTTGGAGACGAAGCGGCCCCGCAAACAGCATGCTTGTTCTCAGTGTCAACAGGTTGGCCACAACCGTACAACATGTCCAGCTAATACGTAG